A stretch of Burkholderia sp. HI2500 DNA encodes these proteins:
- a CDS encoding helix-turn-helix domain-containing protein, with protein sequence MSRTFLYINSSTESPFPEQELIAFDKAGHTVVLNRVAIDRVPPYVAAAERPELAGILRRAVPGDSLVVLEIAALGCSARDALSTLMQCRSKKIVVQCVEVGNVDLAGRPEPQAIKMLRAVIRLETAARSQRGKAGVQFAQDRGRHVGRPTSLARHDRERVMRALDKGLSVSEVARRFGTSRQTIMRIRASFALAAEEG encoded by the coding sequence TTGAGCCGTACCTTTCTTTACATCAACAGCTCGACCGAGAGCCCGTTCCCCGAGCAGGAACTGATTGCGTTCGACAAGGCCGGCCACACGGTCGTGCTCAACCGCGTCGCCATCGACCGTGTCCCGCCGTATGTCGCCGCCGCCGAGCGGCCGGAGCTGGCGGGCATCCTGAGGCGCGCCGTCCCTGGCGATTCGCTGGTGGTACTGGAGATTGCCGCGCTTGGCTGCAGCGCGCGCGATGCGCTGTCGACCCTGATGCAATGCCGCAGCAAAAAGATCGTCGTCCAATGCGTCGAAGTCGGCAACGTCGATCTCGCGGGCCGCCCCGAACCGCAGGCGATCAAGATGCTCCGGGCGGTGATCCGGCTGGAGACCGCGGCCCGGAGCCAGCGCGGCAAAGCGGGCGTGCAATTCGCACAAGACCGCGGGCGGCACGTCGGCCGGCCCACCTCGCTTGCGCGGCACGATCGAGAACGCGTGATGCGCGCACTCGACAAGGGGCTGTCGGTCAGTGAAGTCGCGCGCAGGTTCGGGACGTCCCGTCAGACCATCATGCGGATCCGGGCATCGTTTGCGCTCGCCGCCGAAGAGGGTTGA